The Rhododendron vialii isolate Sample 1 chromosome 3a, ASM3025357v1 nucleotide sequence TAGCATGGTTACCAAAATGACGTACAATTGGATTGTAAGGCATtaatttcccatcaaataatacCTCTACAAATGCATGGTAAAAAAGACATGAACATAGCAGCAGCGTTGCTAGACCAGAATTTTAACATAGCAATGAGGAACGTACATAAGAAATACCGAAGGGGAAAGTGTTACTTACGAAGACGATATTTAAACCTAAAGGGAGCTATGTATAGTTTGTTGATAACTACTTGAATAACCGGCCATCATCATAGTAAAGGATCTTTTCAAGTATATCGGGATGatgatcctctctctctctctctctctctctctctctctctctctctctctctctctccatggtgTTAAGAAAAGAGAATTGACAAGAACTTTATTTTCATCGATTTTTCAAGTTTATCGGGATGatgatcctctctctctctctctccatggtgTTAAGAAAAGAGAATTGACAAGAACTTTATTTTCATCGATTTTTCATTGATGTGTATATTGTAGCCATAACATACCTTATACATATAGTCTACATAATTTGGTAACCAAGAAACCTAGACCAATAAAGGAAGTACGCATAATAAGGAAACATAAATATTAACCTAGCATATAAACAAGAAACATAATATTGAAACCTAAAAaacatggtaacataatatACACGCCTTTAACAATTATTGTACCAAGACACGAATTCTTTGAACTGTCGTTCATGCACAGAGAGCTGCAAACGAACTGAGCTGCTCACAATCAACTCAAGGTTCGCCTCGCCTCGGTTCCTTTAGTAATTGAGCGGAGCTCAAGCTCTAGTTTTAGATTCGTGTAGTAAGTGAGTTGAGCTCAACACTCCAAAACTCGTCTCGACTCGTTTATTTCTAGAGGCTCGCTTAGTAAATGATCTGGACTCAACTCGTTAAGGGCTTGATTCATttacaatttacaaacaagctgagctcgagctcaacaaAACCGACTCGGCTCGGCTAGTTTGTACCCCTTTTAACTTTATTGCACCAAATGTGCTTGTGGCTAGTGTAATGTAAAACGTGGAAGTAGTGTACATCAGGCGCCTGAAGTTGGAAGGTTCAATTGATGGTGTAATGTCAACAATTGAAAATATGGTTCAATTAATTGTTTCTGTTTAAACAATGGTACTAAGGTAGTGAGACCACTGCCTGGTAAATATTTAAAATGACAAAAGGATGTGGTAGTAGTGGCCATCTATTTTAATTCTTGAAGGCATACCCAGGGTTCCAACAAACTTCTGGTGGGGAAATCATTGGCTTCAATTTAATAAGACTCCATCGAGTATTTGGAACAGAAAGTCTACCCCACTGCTCTTTTCACCATTCCATCCATCATAGCGCTCAATTTCACCGTCCGTCTTAACAATCAACGATCCGAAATTTTAAAACAAGCTTTTAGAAAAAAGTTCAACTCTTCCagggaagagtttttttttttaaaaaatctggatcattcaaaatacttttaaacGGCAAGATTGAGAGCGGTGGGgtagacttttttttatttggaaagcTTAATGAAGAGGCAATTAAAGAGTATAAGCCAAGTAGAAAAGGCAGTAGAATGGAAGTATTCCAAACCTTAATTTGTTGTATATTAATACTAAGTACTGGAGTAGTATTTAAAGAGATGAGGCAAATTAATTGAGAATGATTGTCTTTGAAACTTTGTTTCTTATCATGATCATACTTTAACAACATCAATGATACAAAGTAAACATATATCATTTAGTCCCTTTGCTGAAGTCAAACTGATAGCTAGAGAGCAAAAGGGTATATTTTATACATCCAAATCATAGTGACCAATTTGCCATCACAACTCCTGCTGTCTACCTAATTAAGGACACACCTTCATGACATTTCACAAAATATTTAGGGCATTTCACAAAATATTCTAGGCACCCGCGCCAGTGATTCAAAAACGGTCTTATTTTCACATAATTAACAAATTAAAACTACCTATACAAATGCGTAATCAAAGATTAGTGGATTATTAGTCTCATCGAGTATATGGATATGGTACACTAAACACATAGTGTCATAGGCCAACGCCTTCCACGTGAATTGATACTCTTTCATTTCTACTAACTTGTCCAATGATGAAACCGTTACGGTAGTGTAATTATTTGAGATTGTCACCAGAACTTATTCGCAATTtgaattgtttgtttttctccATCTAATTGTGTCATGTTTCACGTGATGCGGGAGCCATACAGGTGGGTTCAAGGGTTCACttgttttttcaacttttacacaaatttgAATAGAGACACTACTAAAATAAGATGGatttacttacccaaaaaattaAGATGGATTTTACGTGAAAAGAATGAGATTCTAGAATAATAGTGGGAAATTAATTGACATGGATTTCTTGGATCCTGCGAGGGCCACTGTCACCATTGCCAAATATATCAAGATGTTGGCTAAAGATAAAGGCAAGGAATGATGAAaagtagaaagaaaaaaggagaaagaaatcctagaaaaaacaaaagtattATAGGAGCAGCCAAAGGTAAATACCACCACtcaagagaagagagagagagagaatcaaagaTATACATACAAGTAGTAGAAATTTGAAGTGGGAGTTACAACTAGAACTACCAGAagtagaagaggaagaagaagaaacagtgGCACCCATTACAACAGTTTTCACTCATTTCCCTTcccttttctcctctctctctctctctctctctccaaattttcaCAACCCAACAGAACCCACTGAGAGGAAACTAATCATGATGAAACACCCTCTGCACCCAACACTTCCCAAAAGCATTTCTCACCCTCGTCAAAACCTTCCCTCCCTTAAATTTACCCCTCTTCACACTACCcatctctcacccaaaaaaCCATGAACCAATTCACCTCctacccttcttcttcttctttccctctCTATCTCACCGCATTCTCACTAATCTTCTTTCTCAACATATCCCtatcctccaccaccaccaccaccaccaccaccacccccctccaactcctctctctcctctctctaaaatccaTCCTCAAGGACCCCCTCAACACCTTCCATGACTGGGACCCCACACCCACCTTCTCAAAACCTGGTAGCTTCCAACCCGTCTGGTGCTCCTGGTCCGGCATCAAGTGCGACAGAAAGGCCTCCCAAGTCATTTCCCTCAACCTCTCCAGGCGCAACCTCTCCGGCCGAATCCCGCCTGAAATCAGCTACCTCGCCCACTTACACCACCTCAATTTGAGCTCGAATTCCTTCGACGGCCCCCTTCCCGCCGCCGTCTTCGACCTCGCTTACCTCAGAACTCTCGACATTAGCCACAACAATTTCAATTCCACCTTCCCACTCGGTATCTCAAACCTCAATTTCCTCACAGTTCTCAATGCTTACAGCAACAGCTTCACCGGTCCCCTGCCGGTGGAGATCACCCGCCTCCCCTCCCTCGAGTACCTCAACCTCGGAGGAAGCTACTTCGAGGGAGAAATCCCGGCTAGTTACGGAAACTTTCAGAATTTAAGTTTTCTGCACCTAGCCGGGAACCTTCTAACCGGTTTTATCCCGCCCAAGCTGGGTTCGTTAACCCAGCTCGAGCGGTTAGAGATTGGTTACAACGTGTTCGTCGGCGGGATTCCACCAGAGTTCGGAAAATTATCCAATTTAAAATACATGGACGTCTCCACCGCTAATCTCTCAGGCGAGATCACCCCTCAACTCTCCGACCTCACCAAGCTCGAATCGCTGTTGCTGTTTAAAAACGGCTTCACCGGCCAAATTCCGCCGAGTTTTGAAAAACTGACGGCGCTAAAGTCTCTTGATCTGTCCGACAACTTCATTTCCGGGCCTATCCCTCACGGAATCTCTGATTTGAAAGAGCTAACCGTCTTGAGCCTAATGAACAACAAACTAAGCGGCGATATACCGGACGGAATCGGGGAGCTTCCCGACCTCGAATTGCTGTCCCTCTGGAATAACTCTCTCACCGGAATATTGCCTCAGCGGTTAGGGTCGAACCGAAATCTGCAGAAACTCGACGTGTCGTCGAACTCGCTCTCCGGTCCCGTGCCTCCCAATCTCTGCCTTGGAAACAAGCTGGTCAAACTCATTCTGTTTGGGAATAATTTCATCGGCGAGCTTCCTCCTTCGCTTGCGAATTGCTCGACCTTATCCCGGTTCAGAATCCAAGACAATAGATTAAACGGCTCTATCCCGTTTGGATTCGGCTCTTTGTTTAATCTGACGTTCATGGACTTGAGCAAGAACAACTTCAGCGGAGGAATCCCGAGGGATTTCGGCAATGCGGCCGTGTTAGAGTACTTGAACATATCGGAGAACTCGTTCGACACGAGTTTGCCCGATAACATATGGAGTTCGCCGAACCTGCAGATATTTTCGGCGAAATCGTCGAGGCTCAAGGGCAAAATCCCGGATTTTATGGGGTGTAGAAGCTTGTACAAGATCGAGTTAGAAGGAAACGATCTCGACGGGAGCATTCCTTGGGACGTCGATCACTGTGAGAAGCTTATTTGCTTGAATTTGCGTGGCAATTCGCTTACCGGTATTATTCCGTGGGAGATCTCGACGTTGCCGTCGATCACCGACGTTGATTTGTCGCGGAACAACCTGACCGGGGAGATCCCTTCGAGTTTTAACAACTGTACCACCCTGGAGAGTTTCAATGTGTCTTACAATCAGCTAACCGGACCGATTCCTTCGTCGGGGACGATATTCCCCAACCTCCATCCAACGTCATTTATCGGGAATGCCGGTCTCTGCGGTAGAATTCTACAGAAACCGTGCGGAGGCGAGGGGGTCGCGGCCGGAGCGGTGGAGGTCCGGCCGCGGCCGAAAAGGACCGCCGGCGCGATCGTGTGGATCATGGCGGCGGCGTTCGGGATCGGGCTGTTCGTGCTTATTGCTGGTAGCAAGTGTTTCCACGCAAGCTACAGCCGTCGATTTTCTACAAGCGATACTCATGAGATCGGGCCGTGGAAACTAACCGCCTTTCAGCGGTTGAATTTCACGGCAGACGATGTGTTGGAGTGCCTATCGATGACCGATAAGATCATCGGTATGGGGTCTACTGGGACTGTGTACAAGGCGGAGATGCCAGGTGGCGAAATCATAGCAGTGAAGAAGCTATGGGGAAAGCACAAGGAAACAATCAGGAGAAGACGAGGGGTGCTCGCCGAGGTGGATGTGCTGGGGAACGTGAGGCACCGGAACATCGTGAGGCTGTTAGGGTGCTGCAGCAACAACGAGTGCACAATGCTGCTTTACGAGTACATGCCCAACGGAAGCCTAGACGACTTATTGCACGAAAAAAACAAGGGTGAGAATTTGGTGGCCGATTGGCTTACCCGGTACAAGATAGCGTTAGGGGTGGCTCAAGGGATTTGTTATTTACACCATGATTGTGATCCGGTGATAGTGCACCGTGATTTGAAACCGAGCAATATTCTCCTTGACGGGGAGATGGAGGCGCGGGTGGCCGATTTCGGGGTAGCCAAGTTGATCGAGTGCGATGAGTCGATGTCCGTCATTGCCGGGTCCTACGGCTACATTGCCCCAGGTACGTGTCCAATTTTCCTCGTTTTGCTAGGTAACAATGTCAGGCTACTGTGCCCCCTGGACATTCGGGCATGTTAGTGGGCCTGATCGTGCCACTTTTGTCATTGTTTGTTTAGTTCGTATTGTTGGGTGACGAAATCTGAGttaatttttcagtttttcacCATAGTTACAACTTGAAGCTTTATCTCctgttaaaaaaatatacagcacaattttaaaacataaTTTTTAATACAATTATATCCAGAGTGGTTCAATATACATGGACTCGCATatgtcaaacaaaattcatgtacATTCAATGTAGTCGTTTTTACCATCTCgttcacactaatcaacaaATTTTGTCATTTTAGCTTGTTCACGTTAACGAACAACTTgtttcttaataattttttcactcacatatcTATCTACAACTTATTTATAATCGGAAATAATTTAACATTTcttaacaacttatttactatcAAAAATGCTTTAcaacttgattgcaacaaatttCTTCTCAAAATTTATTCATTATCGAAAACACCCCTAAATTGCGCTCGGTCCAAGGTGGCCCTGTAGTGCACTGTACCAAAGAGGGCCACAGGCGCACTGCGCACATCCTTTCATTCGTTTCTGGGCCGTGATGATAGAACTTACCACTGTTAAAGCGCATTGCGCACTATTGCGCGTGAATGAAGGctcctttttctcctttttataGTTCTGCTTTTCTCCTCCTCCATGGGCCCCACCAAGATTTTTCTTACGTATTGACCTCGGATCAGACGGTGCAAAAGCCTACGATCCACTATACCTCATCCTCTGCACTTGGTGACTTTTCGTTTAAAGTCAAAACAATTTGGGCGGttaatgattttgaaataattgATTTATGTTATGGTGGAAGTCTatgtagtagtagtactaaATTAAGGGTGTGTTTGGTTTTGCAGAATATGCTTACACATTACAAGTTGATGAGAAGAGCGACATCTACAGCTTCGGGGTGGTTTTGATGGAGATTCTGACCGGCAAGAGATCGGTGGATTCGGAGTTTGGCGAAGGCAACAGTATCGTCGATTGGGTGAGGACCAAAATCAAGGCGAAGAACGGACTTATCGACGTGCTGGACAAGAACGCCGGGGCGTCGTGCGCGTCGGTGAGAGAGGAAATGATGCTGGTGCTGAGGGTTGCATTGATCTGCACCAGCCGGAACCCTGCCGATCGGCCCTCGATGAGGGACGTGGTGTCGATGTTGCAAGAGGCCAAGCCCAAGCGGAAGTCGCCCGAGATGGGACGAGGTGGTGGTGACGCTCCGGTGGCTCAGAAACCGATTGTCGAATGTTAATAATAtggttttacttcttcttcttttt carries:
- the LOC131319109 gene encoding leucine-rich repeat receptor-like protein kinase TDR; this encodes MNQFTSYPSSSSFPLYLTAFSLIFFLNISLSSTTTTTTTTTPLQLLSLLSLKSILKDPLNTFHDWDPTPTFSKPGSFQPVWCSWSGIKCDRKASQVISLNLSRRNLSGRIPPEISYLAHLHHLNLSSNSFDGPLPAAVFDLAYLRTLDISHNNFNSTFPLGISNLNFLTVLNAYSNSFTGPLPVEITRLPSLEYLNLGGSYFEGEIPASYGNFQNLSFLHLAGNLLTGFIPPKLGSLTQLERLEIGYNVFVGGIPPEFGKLSNLKYMDVSTANLSGEITPQLSDLTKLESLLLFKNGFTGQIPPSFEKLTALKSLDLSDNFISGPIPHGISDLKELTVLSLMNNKLSGDIPDGIGELPDLELLSLWNNSLTGILPQRLGSNRNLQKLDVSSNSLSGPVPPNLCLGNKLVKLILFGNNFIGELPPSLANCSTLSRFRIQDNRLNGSIPFGFGSLFNLTFMDLSKNNFSGGIPRDFGNAAVLEYLNISENSFDTSLPDNIWSSPNLQIFSAKSSRLKGKIPDFMGCRSLYKIELEGNDLDGSIPWDVDHCEKLICLNLRGNSLTGIIPWEISTLPSITDVDLSRNNLTGEIPSSFNNCTTLESFNVSYNQLTGPIPSSGTIFPNLHPTSFIGNAGLCGRILQKPCGGEGVAAGAVEVRPRPKRTAGAIVWIMAAAFGIGLFVLIAGSKCFHASYSRRFSTSDTHEIGPWKLTAFQRLNFTADDVLECLSMTDKIIGMGSTGTVYKAEMPGGEIIAVKKLWGKHKETIRRRRGVLAEVDVLGNVRHRNIVRLLGCCSNNECTMLLYEYMPNGSLDDLLHEKNKGENLVADWLTRYKIALGVAQGICYLHHDCDPVIVHRDLKPSNILLDGEMEARVADFGVAKLIECDESMSVIAGSYGYIAPEYAYTLQVDEKSDIYSFGVVLMEILTGKRSVDSEFGEGNSIVDWVRTKIKAKNGLIDVLDKNAGASCASVREEMMLVLRVALICTSRNPADRPSMRDVVSMLQEAKPKRKSPEMGRGGGDAPVAQKPIVEC